Proteins encoded within one genomic window of Verrucomicrobiia bacterium:
- a CDS encoding DNA-binding transcriptional regulator codes for MNGLTYDGKLVTSHFHMRTSTCSNVAVMVEMSGAHGRGLMRGIAEYVQEKTQWMLHFEETGPIRTLPDWIKSWKGDGIIARIETPRIARGLIEKQIPLVNVAGRTSPAGVHRVDTDNKTVCELAVNHFRQRGFRHFAYCGNPQFEWSGWRQQFFSGLLAAERMVCATFQLSGSARSRDQLRAWLEKLPKPVGLFTANDLCGHAVLEACAQAGLEVPSSVAVLGVDNDEIICTLCRPQLSSIAPDTEGIGYLAAQTLHELMQGGHPGKITRQVKPLTVRCRQSTDAAAVEDWHVSQALRFILGHATRGIHVDDVVAQVHVSRRFLEKRFREVVGLPIHEEIFRVRFETAQDLLATTVLPLKEVAVRSGLRRADYLSVVFRQELGMSPSQFRKLKREDA; via the coding sequence TTGAACGGCTTGACTTATGACGGCAAACTTGTCACGAGTCACTTTCACATGCGCACCTCGACTTGTTCCAATGTGGCCGTAATGGTTGAAATGTCCGGCGCGCATGGGCGCGGGCTGATGCGGGGGATTGCGGAATATGTGCAGGAAAAAACGCAGTGGATGTTGCACTTTGAGGAGACGGGGCCGATCCGAACGCTGCCGGACTGGATCAAAAGTTGGAAGGGGGATGGCATCATCGCACGCATTGAGACGCCCCGCATCGCGCGCGGCCTGATAGAAAAGCAAATCCCTCTGGTCAATGTTGCCGGACGCACTTCGCCCGCTGGTGTGCACCGCGTGGATACGGACAATAAGACGGTCTGCGAATTGGCGGTCAATCACTTTCGCCAGCGCGGCTTCCGCCATTTCGCCTATTGCGGCAATCCACAGTTCGAATGGTCCGGCTGGCGCCAGCAGTTTTTCTCCGGTCTTTTGGCAGCGGAGCGGATGGTCTGCGCCACGTTCCAATTATCAGGATCAGCCCGGAGCCGGGACCAGCTTCGCGCGTGGCTGGAAAAGCTGCCCAAGCCAGTCGGCTTGTTCACCGCCAACGATCTTTGCGGTCACGCGGTACTGGAAGCATGCGCTCAAGCCGGCTTGGAAGTGCCGTCGTCCGTGGCAGTGCTGGGGGTGGATAACGATGAGATTATCTGCACTCTGTGCCGCCCGCAGCTCTCGAGCATCGCTCCTGATACGGAGGGCATTGGCTACCTGGCAGCGCAAACATTGCATGAATTGATGCAAGGAGGGCATCCGGGCAAAATAACCCGGCAGGTCAAACCGTTGACAGTGCGATGCCGGCAGTCCACCGATGCTGCCGCTGTGGAAGACTGGCATGTGAGCCAGGCGCTTCGTTTTATATTAGGCCACGCCACGCGCGGCATTCATGTTGACGATGTGGTGGCGCAAGTCCATGTGTCGCGCCGCTTCCTGGAAAAGCGCTTTCGCGAGGTAGTCGGCCTGCCGATTCACGAGGAGATTTTCCGCGTGCGCTTTGAGACGGCGCAGGATCTTTTGGCAACGACTGTTCTGCCGCTTAAAGAGGTCGCGGTGCGCTCCGGCCTTCGGAGGGCCGATTATTTGAGTGTGGTTTTTCGCCAGGAGCTGGGTATGTCCCCAAGCCAGTTCCGGAAGTTGAAAAGGGAGGATGCTTAG
- a CDS encoding HAD family hydrolase, giving the protein MPQKLLFSGLVEFADNFAPRPGITHVLFDFDGTLSLIRQGWPDVMIPLFVEMIPPRDGETEADLRKLVFDDIMRLNGKQTIYQMIQLVERIRERGGQPREPLWYKHEYLYRLDARIGSRLEGLRTGLISADELLVWGARALLEDLSRRGMKLYLASGTDEIFVKQEAALLDVARYFGPHIYGAQDDYKTFSKKMVIERILCENQIKGAHLLAFGDGYVEIENTKEAGGLAVAVASDEANNGSGRMDEWKRQRLAGVGADVTIPDFRDAGALLARILNEDSK; this is encoded by the coding sequence ATGCCACAAAAATTATTATTCAGCGGGTTGGTTGAATTTGCAGATAACTTCGCGCCACGGCCGGGCATCACTCATGTCTTGTTTGATTTTGACGGCACGTTGTCGCTCATTCGCCAGGGCTGGCCGGACGTGATGATTCCGTTGTTCGTCGAGATGATTCCACCGCGTGACGGCGAGACGGAGGCCGATCTGCGCAAGCTTGTGTTCGACGACATCATGCGCCTCAACGGCAAGCAAACGATCTATCAGATGATCCAACTCGTGGAGCGCATTCGAGAACGCGGCGGTCAACCGCGCGAACCGCTGTGGTACAAACACGAATACTTGTACCGGCTTGATGCTCGCATTGGCTCGCGCCTCGAAGGATTGCGGACCGGTTTGATCTCCGCCGATGAACTGCTGGTTTGGGGCGCGCGCGCCTTGCTCGAGGATTTATCGCGGCGCGGGATGAAGCTCTATCTGGCCAGCGGCACCGACGAGATTTTTGTGAAGCAGGAGGCTGCGTTGTTGGATGTGGCGCGCTACTTTGGTCCGCACATTTACGGCGCACAAGATGACTATAAAACATTTTCCAAGAAAATGGTCATTGAACGAATTCTGTGTGAGAACCAGATCAAAGGCGCACACCTGCTGGCGTTTGGCGATGGCTACGTCGAGATCGAGAACACGAAGGAAGCCGGCGGATTGGCGGTGGCGGTCGCCAGTGACGAAGCCAATAATGGCTCGGGCCGCATGGATGAGTGGAAGCGGCAACGATTAGCCGGCGTCGGCGCCGATGTGACGATTCCGGATTTCCGCGATGCCGGCGCGTTGCTGGCACGCATTCTCAACGAAGATTCAAAATGA
- a CDS encoding Gfo/Idh/MocA family oxidoreductase, whose amino-acid sequence MNPLSSKIASEASNISRRRFIAAAGVSAATFAILPSGLGAEAPARNKINIGLIGCGTRGVWIADLFRKQGGYNFVAVADYFQDKADAGGEKLGVPAERRFTGLSAYQRLLEQKLDAVAIICPAYFHPIHAAAAVAAGKHVYLAKPIAVDVPGCLTVEASARRATENKLCFLVDFQTRTHPDIQKIVNYVHQGGLGRIVSAEAGYQTGEVGKIADDGRRANPKDPELRLRGWITDLALSGGIITEQDIHSIDLACWLLDDAPISAHGSGGKFRDFIGDNLDHVSVMYQFPKEILLTFSAKQVGYGFEEIMCRVFGTDGTADTHYYSKCTLRSRDEVLIADPTDLYRTGAEANIAAFYENITTGNVANPTVPPSVRSTLATILGRMAAYRKTNVTWEQMMRHPEHLEADLRGLKT is encoded by the coding sequence ATGAACCCATTGAGCAGCAAGATAGCATCTGAGGCATCCAACATCAGCCGCAGGCGTTTTATAGCCGCCGCCGGCGTATCCGCAGCGACGTTTGCCATTCTACCCTCCGGCCTGGGCGCCGAAGCTCCCGCCAGGAACAAAATAAACATCGGCCTTATCGGGTGCGGCACGCGTGGCGTCTGGATTGCCGATCTTTTCCGCAAACAAGGCGGCTACAATTTTGTGGCCGTTGCGGATTATTTTCAGGACAAAGCGGACGCGGGAGGCGAGAAGCTGGGCGTTCCGGCGGAGCGCCGGTTCACGGGCCTTTCGGCGTACCAGCGCCTGTTGGAGCAAAAACTCGATGCGGTGGCCATTATATGCCCGGCCTACTTTCATCCGATACACGCGGCGGCAGCGGTGGCGGCGGGCAAACATGTCTATCTGGCCAAACCCATCGCTGTGGACGTGCCGGGCTGCCTGACCGTGGAAGCCAGCGCCCGTCGCGCGACAGAAAACAAGCTGTGCTTCCTAGTGGATTTTCAGACACGCACCCATCCCGATATTCAAAAGATTGTCAACTATGTTCATCAGGGCGGCCTTGGCCGGATTGTTTCGGCGGAGGCCGGATATCAGACCGGCGAAGTCGGCAAAATCGCGGATGATGGACGACGCGCCAACCCAAAGGACCCGGAGCTGCGGTTGCGCGGATGGATCACCGACCTGGCGCTTTCCGGCGGCATCATCACCGAACAAGACATTCACTCCATTGACCTGGCGTGCTGGCTGCTCGACGACGCTCCGATAAGCGCCCATGGCTCGGGCGGCAAATTCCGTGATTTCATTGGGGATAACCTGGACCATGTTTCGGTGATGTATCAGTTTCCGAAAGAGATTCTATTGACCTTCAGCGCCAAACAGGTCGGTTATGGCTTTGAAGAAATCATGTGCAGGGTTTTTGGCACTGACGGCACTGCGGACACTCACTATTACAGCAAGTGCACGCTGCGCAGCAGGGATGAAGTGTTGATCGCGGATCCGACAGACCTTTACCGCACCGGCGCAGAGGCGAATATTGCCGCTTTCTACGAAAACATCACCACCGGCAATGTTGCCAATCCAACCGTCCCGCCCAGTGTGCGGAGCACATTGGCAACGATTTTGGGCCGGATGGCGGCCTACCGGAAAACCAACGTCACGTGGGAGCAAATGATGCGGCATCCCGAGCACCTTGAGGCCGACCTCCGCGGGTTGAAAACGTGA
- a CDS encoding PfkB family carbohydrate kinase, whose translation MNLPPFATPMNRDRFQQLAQKYPALRVGVVGDFCLDRYLEIDPARTETSIETGLPVNNVIKVRAQPGAAGTILNNLVAIGVGEIYPIGFCGEDGEGYELRRALAALSVVRLDGFLQTKDRCTPAYCKPLVIEPGKPPRELNRLDTKNWTPTPAAIQETIVASLMGLAPKLDAIIVLDQVDVAETGVVTRRLLQAIGQLAKDRMEQLIIADSRRGLRDWPATTFKMNAAELGALSGVAANADLDELKQSASFLARQRDRLMFVTLAERGMIAAMPDGHVEHLPSLPLRGPIDIVGAGDSVTANLTAALAAGATAREAIEVASVAASIAIHQLGTAGAASCDAISELLAAMETNGK comes from the coding sequence ATGAACCTGCCGCCGTTTGCCACGCCTATGAATCGGGACCGCTTCCAGCAATTGGCCCAAAAGTATCCGGCATTGCGTGTGGGTGTGGTTGGAGATTTTTGTCTCGATCGTTATCTGGAAATAGATCCCGCGCGAACCGAAACATCCATCGAGACAGGCTTGCCGGTCAACAACGTAATCAAAGTGCGCGCGCAACCCGGCGCGGCGGGCACCATTCTTAACAACCTGGTTGCTATTGGCGTAGGTGAAATTTATCCCATCGGTTTTTGCGGCGAAGATGGCGAAGGCTACGAATTACGGCGGGCGTTGGCCGCTCTCAGTGTCGTGCGTCTGGATGGTTTTCTCCAAACGAAGGATCGTTGCACGCCTGCTTATTGCAAGCCGCTGGTGATCGAGCCGGGAAAACCGCCGCGCGAACTCAATCGCCTCGATACCAAGAACTGGACGCCCACACCGGCAGCCATCCAAGAAACCATTGTAGCATCCTTGATGGGACTTGCGCCAAAACTTGACGCGATCATCGTGCTCGATCAGGTGGACGTGGCAGAAACTGGCGTCGTAACCCGGCGTCTGCTCCAAGCGATCGGGCAACTCGCGAAGGACCGGATGGAGCAGCTCATCATCGCGGACAGCCGGCGCGGCCTGAGAGACTGGCCCGCGACGACATTCAAGATGAACGCGGCAGAACTGGGAGCATTGAGCGGAGTGGCGGCCAACGCGGATCTGGATGAACTGAAGCAAAGCGCGAGCTTCCTGGCGCGGCAGCGTGATCGGTTAATGTTTGTGACGCTGGCCGAACGGGGCATGATAGCCGCAATGCCAGATGGCCACGTGGAACACCTGCCTTCCCTGCCCTTGCGCGGACCCATTGACATCGTGGGCGCGGGAGATTCGGTGACAGCGAATTTGACGGCAGCCCTTGCTGCCGGCGCCACCGCGCGAGAAGCAATCGAAGTTGCCAGCGTCGCTGCTTCGATCGCGATTCACCAACTCGGCACGGCAGGCGCGGCCTCGTGTGATGCCATCTCTGAATTACTGGCGGCCATGGAAACTAATGGAAAATAG
- a CDS encoding SIS domain-containing protein → MIQEPDLQEWIVEYLTHQSSLMRSLPVATIARVVECIRQAGLKDKNIFVIGNGGSAASASHFATDLGKGASDRCPSRFRVLSLADNVPWLTALGNDYSYADVFVRQLINFGRPGDVLIAVSVSGNSPNLVKAVRWANKHGLETVALVGAKRGLLASLAKQTIVVKDHHYGRVEDLHMTILHLLCYSVMEEASPARRLTSKKSVARGRIKEGAGK, encoded by the coding sequence ATGATTCAAGAGCCCGACCTCCAGGAGTGGATAGTTGAATACCTGACCCATCAAAGCAGTTTAATGCGGTCACTGCCGGTCGCAACCATCGCGCGCGTGGTCGAGTGCATACGTCAAGCCGGTTTGAAAGATAAAAACATCTTCGTCATCGGCAATGGCGGCAGCGCCGCGAGCGCCTCCCATTTCGCCACCGATCTCGGCAAGGGGGCTTCCGACCGCTGCCCATCACGATTTCGCGTGCTGTCGCTTGCGGACAATGTCCCCTGGCTTACTGCCTTGGGGAATGATTATTCATACGCTGACGTTTTCGTGCGGCAGTTGATTAATTTCGGACGGCCCGGAGATGTCCTTATTGCGGTCAGCGTCAGCGGTAATTCGCCAAACCTGGTCAAAGCCGTGCGATGGGCCAATAAACACGGATTGGAAACTGTAGCTCTCGTGGGCGCCAAACGGGGTCTTCTTGCGTCCCTGGCCAAACAAACCATCGTGGTGAAGGACCACCACTACGGACGGGTTGAGGATCTTCACATGACAATTCTTCACCTATTGTGTTACTCGGTCATGGAAGAAGCGTCTCCAGCTCGTAGACTCACTTCCAAAAAATCAGTTGCCCGTGGACGCATCAAGGAAGGAGCCGGCAAATGA
- a CDS encoding Gfo/Idh/MocA family oxidoreductase — translation MKKSISRRRFIRTAAAGLALPTFIPASVLGAAAPSKRINIGFIGMGTHGVEWNLIDYLKRYDARVLMVCDVDGHRMRRAKKFVDARYDNEDCAMSKDFRDVIARKDIDAVMISTPDHWHTLISIQAARAGKDIQCEKPTLTIGEGRILVETIRKYGRVFQTSTEDRSLPMYHRMAELVRNGRIGKLQKIEVLLPKAPKTAGDPTPQPVPPDFDYDMWLGPAPDAPYTKDRCFGNFRYIWDYSGGVIVDWGAHLFDTAQWANDTERSGPVEVESTGTLWEGGLYNTPNDYNVTFRYANGVIMTCAPGSPSLKFIGSDGWIGNRGWRAPLEASSTEILDSVIGPNEIHLYTNPEGEHDDFLKCMKSRKDPYFPVDVGHRVATVCHLANFSLRLGRKLKWDPAAERFENDVQANAMIDRPMRKPWTLA, via the coding sequence ATGAAAAAATCCATTTCCAGGCGCCGCTTTATCCGGACTGCCGCCGCAGGGTTGGCGCTTCCCACTTTCATTCCTGCGTCCGTGCTGGGGGCGGCCGCGCCGAGCAAGCGGATTAATATCGGCTTCATCGGCATGGGCACTCATGGGGTTGAATGGAATCTGATAGACTATCTCAAAAGGTATGATGCGAGGGTCTTGATGGTGTGCGACGTTGACGGCCATCGTATGCGCCGGGCCAAGAAATTCGTGGACGCACGCTACGATAATGAGGATTGCGCGATGAGCAAGGATTTCCGGGATGTGATCGCCCGGAAGGACATAGATGCGGTGATGATCTCGACGCCGGACCACTGGCACACCCTCATCAGCATTCAGGCCGCGCGGGCTGGCAAAGACATTCAATGCGAGAAGCCCACTTTAACGATTGGCGAAGGCAGGATTCTCGTCGAAACGATCCGGAAATATGGCCGCGTATTTCAGACGAGCACCGAAGACCGCTCACTGCCGATGTACCATCGCATGGCGGAATTGGTGCGCAACGGACGCATTGGCAAGTTGCAGAAGATTGAAGTCCTCCTGCCCAAGGCGCCCAAGACGGCCGGCGATCCAACCCCGCAACCGGTGCCGCCGGATTTCGACTACGATATGTGGCTCGGCCCCGCTCCGGACGCGCCTTATACCAAAGACCGTTGCTTTGGCAATTTCCGATACATCTGGGACTATTCCGGAGGAGTGATCGTAGATTGGGGTGCGCACCTCTTTGATACCGCACAATGGGCAAATGATACTGAACGCAGCGGGCCGGTCGAGGTCGAAAGCACCGGCACGCTTTGGGAAGGCGGACTCTACAACACGCCCAACGATTATAATGTGACTTTTCGCTACGCCAACGGCGTCATCATGACCTGCGCTCCGGGCAGTCCAAGCCTCAAGTTCATCGGCAGCGACGGCTGGATTGGCAACCGCGGATGGCGCGCTCCGCTCGAAGCCAGTTCCACCGAAATCCTTGATTCCGTCATCGGCCCGAACGAGATTCATCTCTACACAAATCCCGAAGGAGAACACGATGATTTCCTCAAGTGCATGAAGAGCCGCAAGGACCCTTATTTCCCAGTGGATGTCGGCCACCGGGTGGCGACTGTATGCCACCTGGCCAATTTCTCGCTCCGGCTGGGGCGCAAGCTCAAGTGGGATCCGGCGGCCGAGCGGTTTGAAAACGACGTTCAGGCGAATGCCATGATTGACCGCCCGATGCGCAAACCGTGGACACTCGCTTAG
- a CDS encoding DUF1080 domain-containing protein, translating into MKPTEISMKMNSAALLAAVVLLGLGFFGSSVRGAINDLPDFLVYAKDGSGVYGHKDSPKLSWCEWRLHDPDRPAPRRIDPGKAGPPAPIPADAIVLFDGKNLDQWQPTDHTIQDGFLVAPVKSKSMLTSKQEFGSVQIHVEWMAPAGFVAPWDERGNNGVLLMGRYEIQIFDSYNEKIYPDGQAAAIYGETPPLVNVTRPPGEWQTYDIFFTVPVFEDGKVVRPGRVTMLHNGVLVHLETEIHDQRRPRDIPETGRVAGKGPLVLGAHNCPVRFREIWVRPL; encoded by the coding sequence ATGAAACCCACTGAAATCTCGATGAAAATGAATTCTGCGGCTCTCCTGGCCGCGGTGGTTCTGCTCGGTCTTGGCTTTTTCGGTTCATCTGTTCGGGGAGCGATCAATGATCTCCCTGATTTCCTGGTTTACGCCAAGGACGGCTCCGGCGTGTACGGGCACAAGGACTCCCCGAAACTTTCATGGTGCGAATGGCGATTGCATGATCCCGACCGTCCGGCGCCCCGGCGCATTGATCCGGGCAAAGCCGGTCCGCCTGCCCCCATTCCAGCCGACGCCATTGTGCTGTTCGATGGAAAGAACCTCGATCAATGGCAACCCACGGATCATACGATTCAGGACGGTTTTCTGGTGGCTCCGGTCAAGAGCAAAAGCATGCTTACCTCGAAGCAGGAGTTCGGCAGTGTCCAAATCCATGTCGAGTGGATGGCGCCCGCGGGATTTGTCGCTCCGTGGGATGAGCGCGGCAATAACGGTGTCCTGCTGATGGGCCGTTATGAAATTCAGATTTTCGATTCGTACAACGAGAAGATCTATCCGGATGGCCAGGCTGCGGCGATATATGGTGAGACGCCTCCATTGGTCAATGTTACGCGTCCGCCGGGGGAATGGCAGACCTATGACATTTTTTTCACGGTCCCGGTTTTTGAAGACGGCAAAGTTGTCAGACCGGGCCGGGTTACGATGTTGCACAACGGTGTGCTGGTGCATCTGGAAACCGAAATTCATGACCAACGCCGGCCGCGCGATATTCCAGAGACTGGACGGGTGGCAGGCAAAGGCCCGCTGGTCCTTGGCGCTCATAATTGCCCGGTGCGTTTCCGGGAAATCTGGGTGCGGCCACTTTAG